The sequence GCGTTGATAAATTCTTCTATGCTGCATCTGCTCACTATGCGCTTTTTGACAGATTTCACATTGTTTCTGAGCTTGTAGGCGAAGCAGACCACAAGGCTAAAAACGAAGACCCTCTTTTCATAATGGGTGGATTTCAGGCTCATTTTACATGTGAAACATTTATGGATATAGGAATGAGGTTTGGACTGACAAAGGACTCCCCAGATTATACTCTGGCTATTGGTATCACGATTCCTCTGAATTAAATCCAACTGCAACTCTAAGACGAATAGTTTTTTTAACAAACCATTTAGGAAAAAAGAAAAAGATTTGGAGTCAGGATATACAAGCTATGAGGCAAAGCTTCTTCTTGAGAAACACATCGGGAAACTGAGGCTATATTTTTCTCTCAATTTTTTTTGATAAAAAACCTCGCAACAGCGCTTAATAAAAGTGTGATACCGAAGGCTGAAACCAGGGCTGCCCCTGTCGGAAAATCATACTTTCCTGATAAACCAAGCCCGATAGCGGACGCAACAATGGCTATCCCCCATGCGATTATCATTCCCTTAACAAATTTGTTCACAAAAAAAAGCGAGCAGACGGCAGGGATGACAAGGAAACTGAATACAAGAAGAACTCCTGCAACTCTCACTGACCTTGTTACCATAACTCCGAAGATGCAATAAAAAATAAAATCCCAGAGCCTTCTTCCTTTGTCTGTTTTTACAATCTTTCCGGAAAGAGTTGATATATCCCAGAACTTTTTATGAAAAATCAGACAGAAGACCCCGAGAACAACATATAGGGCAAGAAGTTCAAATACATCCTGCCAGTTGACAAAGAGGATGTTTCCGACAAGCATTGTCTTCATCTCATCAAGTCCATGAGGAGACTTATCGAGTACAAGGACAGTAAGCGCCGTAGATACCACATAAACTATCCCGATAATCGCCTCATGCGGTACAGCCTCATCTTTAAAACGCCCGATAGCAAAAAGGGCAGCTCCAAAAAAAGTAAATGCCAGAGAAAGAGCATAGGCGCTTAAACTTTCTTCATCATATCCTTTGAGAAGACCTATACTTGCTCCAAGAGCTGCACATTGAGCAAGGGCAATGTCAACGAAAATTACCCCTCTCCTGACAATGTGCATCCCCATGTAACAGTGAATTGCCGCAATCAAAAGACATGCAAAAAAAGGTATTATCAGCAACTGAATATTTTCCATTATTCATCTCCGCCAGATTGTAATAAGTTAATTCTTCATAGCCGCAACAATACTTTGCAGGATAGCATCAATAAGAGAAACGTAATCCTTCGCTTTGTCGCTTCCTCCCACCGAGTTTGGCGCCACGACAATTTTTGCACCCGTCTTTTCAGCGACAAGTTTTGCCGGTTTATCAGCATAAAAAGGCTCCATAAGTATCACCTTTACATTCCCGGATTTCATCTGTTCAATGACTTCATTTATATGTGTTGGACCCGGAGGTATTCCCGGTTTGGGCTCGAGCTGATCTATGATATGTAACCCAAACCTTGAAGCGAAATATGGCCAGGAATTGTGATAGGTAACGATCTTTGCATTCTGGAATGGCATCACCTCGGCCATCCAGCCGCCAAGTTCTCCCTGAAGATTATTTGACTTGATAAACTCATAGAATTTTCCCCCTGCAAGAAGATCTGACAATTTTTCACCACCAACCTTATCAGTTAGTTTTTTCCCAAAAAGAGCTTCATCAATACGACTGTTAAAAAGCGAAAGATTCTTCTGAAAGTATGGTGCGTCAGAAGGATAAATAGAGCACAGACGGTTCGTTATATTCTTTGCAATGATTTTACCGTTAAGCGGATCAGTCCAGTAATGAGGATTCCCGCAAGGATGGATATCTCCCATTGAGCGGTCAATCTTGCCAGTCGGCACTTGTAGCCTCATAACTCCCTCAGACACGTCAAGATTGCCCTGAGCCCCCGGCTGTATCTTAGGATTCCTTGAACCTTCAATAATCAGTGACTCCCAGCCAATCTCAAGCTCAAGACCTACCTTGATAAACAAATCAGCGCGCTTTGCCTTGATCATATAGCTTGGCTTTGCATCAATGAAATGAGGGTCCTGGTAACCTGTGGAAATGCTCGTTACACTAACTTTATCACCGCCGATATATTCTGTTATAGACTTAAGATCAGGCGTAGTTGTCACAACCTCAATAGAGGCTGAATGTGCAGGTTGAAAAGACATCAAAAAAATAACAGCGCTTGAAAGCAAAACAATTATCATTAATCTTATTTTCATTTTTTATCTCCTAATATTTATGAGCCCTGTGAGGACCCATACCGAAATCGAGCTGCAGCCAGACTTCATCAGAGTCATTGTCAAAATTCCTGTCTGTATGTTTGTATTCAAGCCTCCAGAAGGCAAACTCACTCTGCGCAAAAGTAAGATTTGCCGTATAACCATTGTCATATTTTGAGCTGTCGTGCGGATATTCTGAGTAATCATAACGCACGCCGGCAGTCCATCTTCTCTCGAACTGATATTGCAGTGACGAATACATCCCGAAACTGTTTTCTTCAATCCTGTCATGTTTATTGTTCTGGGATGCGAGAAACTCAGTCTGCCATGTAAAAGATTTATAAAGCCCTTCCCTTTCCGGCCTCCATTTATAGGTAAGGTCGATTCCTTCAAGGTTAGTCCTTTGCCTGCCGTGCCCATTGTCATTAGGTCCTGTGGCTCCGCTCAAACCCAGCTCAAGAGTGGAACTTTGAGACAGATCAAAGAAATTTTTAAGGTGCCCCAGATAAACTAGATCATTGGATTTTTTCCCGCCGAAACTTTTCTCATTGCCGTTATTGAAGGCTTCAACAGTAAGCTCGATATATTTATCCCAGGGGTTAGGAATAAGATAGTTTGCCGACACTCCGGCTTCTGCCATCTGGTCAGGTCCGAAATAGTGATTTATGAAATCAGGGTTTGTAACCCATGGTCTCCGATGGGTATGATATGTATTTGCCTTGCCAAAGGCTGCCTTGAATTTTCCGAGCCTTGCCTGCAAATCTGCAGGAAGATTGAGAAATGTTACATAACCTTCTTCAACATCAATTTCATAGCTTCCTCTATCCTCTTCGATGGCAAGAAATATATCTCCCCTTGCATATGGGTCGATGGCAGCGGAAAAGGCAACCTCTACCTCTCTAAGTGAAAACCTGTCTTCATTTTGCTCTCTAAATCCTTTGTTGCTGATATGACCTGTAAGGTCGCCTATGACAGACATGTCCGGATTAAAACTCTGCACAGCCCTTACCAAATCTGTAGTGACTGCCGGAGTCTGCATAGACTGAGCAGTTTCAGCAATTGCAGGAGATTTTTCCTCTTTAACCTTCTGCTCTTCAGCAACAATATCTTTCCTCTGTTCCTGAACAGGTTCTGTCGTAGTTAATTTTTCATCATTTTGTTTTTGAAGTTTCAGAAGGACAGCCTGCTGGTTCTCTATTATCTCCTGCATTTTTTTCATTGTTTCCTTCAACTGCGACATCTCATCTTTTAACGTCTTTATCTCTTCATCGCGATTTTTCATCTCTCCAGCTCCTGCCGCGCCGGTCATCAGTATGAGATTGAAAAATACTAAAACAATAGTACAAATAAAAAGTTTATATTTCATGCCCTCCCTCCATAAAAAAACAAGTTCTTTCGCTGATAATAAATTGCCACAGCGCACAGAAGAAATATATTAACCCTGAAATCAAAAAATATGAGTAAGTACTGGCCTATCAGAAAGTGTATGCTTGGACAGGAGGGGAGCGAAGCTTTGGCAAGAAAAAGAGATTACTGAGGCATGTTATCCTGCTGATCATAATTTGAATAAAATCGCAGGCAAAATGGCAGTAGAGGACTGGAGAAATTAGAATCACTCCAATTAGAACCTGAATCAATTTGCAGTTCATACAATCTGTGTGGAAAATGTCTGATTCAATATAATGGATGTGCGTGGTTGCAATAAAAAGAGCTGTAACAAAAAATATTAGGCACAGAACCAGCAGGAAAGGATAATATTTGGAGATGATTTTTGCTCTTGGTTCTTTCATAGATTTAGTTAATAATAAATAAAAAATTTGTGCAAGAATTTTTAAACACAGACTTTTAGGAGAAACAAAAATGGTTGAAGAAGTAAGAACTAATGACCTTTGGATGGTATTTAAGATAATGGGAGAGTTTGTTGAAGGATTTGAAACTCTTTCTAAAATCGGCCCTGCTGTTTCAGTCTTCGGAGGTGCGCGCATAAAAAAGGGAACGAAATATTACAAGCTTGCTGTTGCAGTTTCTGAGGCGATATCAAAGACAGGATTTTCCGTAATTTCCGGCGGCGGCGGCGGCATCATGGAAGCGTGCAATCTTGGTGCAAAAAAGGGAAACGGAAAATCAATAGGATTAAATATAAAGCTCCCCTTTGAGCAAAAACCAAATAAATATTCAGAAGTTAAAATGAATTTTGATTACTTTTTTGTCCGTAAGGTGATGTTTGTAAAGTATGCAACCGGGTATGTAATTTTCCCCGGAGGATTCGGGACATTAGATGAAGCCTTTGAGGCTCTTACGTTAATACAGACAGGGAAAATATCAAATTTCCCTGTTATATTCGTTGGGAAAAAATATTGGAGCGGGCTTATAAGATGGATAAAAAATAATATGATAAGAGAAGGCACTATCTCTGAGTCTGACCTTGATCTTATTCACATGACTGATGACCCGGAAGAGGTAGTGCAAATTATAGGCAATTATTTCTATGAGAAAAACGGCAAAGCGGTAGAAAGTCGCCGCACCGTAATGATAATCTGATTTAGCTGCTAACCCACAAATTTAAAAGAGACATCCTCTCCTTGTTACAAGAAGAGGATGTCTCTCATTATCTCAATTGGCTTCTTACACTAACCCGTGGGCAACCATTGCCTTTGCAACTTTTGTGAACCCGGCAATGTTGGCTCCATTGACATAATTTCCGGGAGTCCCATATTCATCTGATGCCTCATAGCAGATTTTGTGGATATTGGTCATGATGTCATTAAGCTTTCTTTCGGCTTTTTCAAATGTCCAGAAATCGCGTGACGCATTCTGCTGCATTTCGAGAGCTGATGTAGCAACACCGCCTGCATTTGCAGCTTTGCCGGGCCCATATGCAATCTTGGAATCGAGAAATACTTTTACTCCTTCCGGTGTGGTAGGCATATTGGCGCCTTCTCCTACTGCAATACATCCGTTCTTGACGAGAATCTTGGCATCTTTCCCATTGATTTCGTTTTGAGTGGCTGAGGGCATTGCGACCTGACATGGGATTTCCCATATATTGCCCCCTTCTTTGTAAATCGCGTCTTTGTGGTACTGCTTATAGTCTTTGATCCTGCGCCTATCAACTTCTTTCAATTGTTTAACAAGCTCTACATCAATTCCTTTTTTATGGACTATAACTCCATTAGAATCTGAGCAGGCTATAACCTTTCCTCCAAGCTGATGGATCTTTTCAATTGTATATATTGCAACATTCCCGGAGCCTGAAACAAGACAGGTTTTTCCTTCGAGAGAATTCTTGCGGACTTTTAACATTTCATGGACAAAGAAGGTTGCACCGTAACCTGTTGCCTCTGTGCGCACCATTGAACCGCCCCAGTCAAGCCCCTTCCCCGTAAGGACGCCTGATTCGTGGCGGTTAGTAATGCGTTTGTATTGCCCGAACATATATCCTATTTCCCTGCCGCCGACACCTATATCTCCGGCAGGCACATCTGTATATTCTCCAAGGAATCTGTAGAGTTCCGTAATAAAGCTCTGGCAAAAACGCATTATTTCATTATCAGACTTCCCCTTTGGATCAAAATCCGAGCCGCCCTTTCCTCCGCCGATTGGCATTCCGGTCAGTGCGTTCTTAAATATCTGTTCAAAGCCAAGAAACTTGATTATCCCGAGATACACTGAAGGATGGAAGCGCAAGCCGCCCTTGTATGGTCCAAGAGCGCTGTTAAACTCTACACGGAAACCGCGGTTAATATGAATTTGTCCCTTATCATCCTGCCAGGGAACCCTGAATATTATCTGTCTTTCCGGCTCGCATATCCTTTGAATAATCTTTTGATCTGCATATTCAGGATGTTTAACTACCACCGGACCAAGAGATCCAAGAACCTCCTGAACAGCCTGGTGAAACTCAGTTTCTCCCGGATTTCGTGCTATTACTTTTTGATAAATCGCTTCAATCTTCTCTTCCATCACAACCATAAATTTCCCCTCACACATTAGGTTTTATAATTACATTCCCTGAAGAAGAATATAAACAAAAGTATCTCTTAAAAGTTTGAAAAAATTGTCTCGTTATCTGTCTATTTGTAAGGAGATCTTTACATATTACGCAGGATGCAAAAGGGGTTTTATTATGAAGATAAAAATGATATTCACATCAATAGAAATTTGCTCTCCACCAGTCATAGGGAGCCTTAGTCCTGGCTTCTTCTTTGAAGGCATCATATTTTTGCTTTGCCATTTCATATTGCTGTTTTGCTATTTCAACTTTCTTTGCCGCAGCGTCACGGTCTGCATTGGTATATGTTTTCCTTGAATAGGAATTTACCGTTCTTGCTTTGAAAGCTTCAGCATCATCAAGTGCGCTTTTGGCAGCAGAGAGTTCTCCTTCCACTTTAGACTTAGTTTCTTCCCATTTTTTCAGCTCTTCACCCTTTTTCTCTTCTTCTGTTTTCCCTCCTGCCTCTCCTTCCGCAGCTTTAGGGGCAGTTGCTTTTTCAATAAGCTCTTTATATTCAGGCTGGGGTTCCTTAGCTTCACCTGTCTCTATCCTCTGCTCAATTTTCTCCTTGTATTCCTGCGGGATCTTGTCTGGAGTATCAACGAGGTGAATCACTCCATCCTTGTCTTTGTAGCGGAAAATAGTCTCAGGATTAACAATATCTAAAGTAAATGTAAA is a genomic window of Candidatus Schekmanbacteria bacterium containing:
- the gdhA gene encoding NADP-specific glutamate dehydrogenase, which encodes MVVMEEKIEAIYQKVIARNPGETEFHQAVQEVLGSLGPVVVKHPEYADQKIIQRICEPERQIIFRVPWQDDKGQIHINRGFRVEFNSALGPYKGGLRFHPSVYLGIIKFLGFEQIFKNALTGMPIGGGKGGSDFDPKGKSDNEIMRFCQSFITELYRFLGEYTDVPAGDIGVGGREIGYMFGQYKRITNRHESGVLTGKGLDWGGSMVRTEATGYGATFFVHEMLKVRKNSLEGKTCLVSGSGNVAIYTIEKIHQLGGKVIACSDSNGVIVHKKGIDVELVKQLKEVDRRRIKDYKQYHKDAIYKEGGNIWEIPCQVAMPSATQNEINGKDAKILVKNGCIAVGEGANMPTTPEGVKVFLDSKIAYGPGKAANAGGVATSALEMQQNASRDFWTFEKAERKLNDIMTNIHKICYEASDEYGTPGNYVNGANIAGFTKVAKAMVAHGLV
- a CDS encoding metal ABC transporter permease; translated protein: MENIQLLIIPFFACLLIAAIHCYMGMHIVRRGVIFVDIALAQCAALGASIGLLKGYDEESLSAYALSLAFTFFGAALFAIGRFKDEAVPHEAIIGIVYVVSTALTVLVLDKSPHGLDEMKTMLVGNILFVNWQDVFELLALYVVLGVFCLIFHKKFWDISTLSGKIVKTDKGRRLWDFIFYCIFGVMVTRSVRVAGVLLVFSFLVIPAVCSLFFVNKFVKGMIIAWGIAIVASAIGLGLSGKYDFPTGAALVSAFGITLLLSAVARFFIKKN
- a CDS encoding TIGR00730 family Rossman fold protein translates to MVEEVRTNDLWMVFKIMGEFVEGFETLSKIGPAVSVFGGARIKKGTKYYKLAVAVSEAISKTGFSVISGGGGGIMEACNLGAKKGNGKSIGLNIKLPFEQKPNKYSEVKMNFDYFFVRKVMFVKYATGYVIFPGGFGTLDEAFEALTLIQTGKISNFPVIFVGKKYWSGLIRWIKNNMIREGTISESDLDLIHMTDDPEEVVQIIGNYFYEKNGKAVESRRTVMII
- a CDS encoding zinc ABC transporter substrate-binding protein, whose amino-acid sequence is MKIRLMIIVLLSSAVIFLMSFQPAHSASIEVVTTTPDLKSITEYIGGDKVSVTSISTGYQDPHFIDAKPSYMIKAKRADLFIKVGLELEIGWESLIIEGSRNPKIQPGAQGNLDVSEGVMRLQVPTGKIDRSMGDIHPCGNPHYWTDPLNGKIIAKNITNRLCSIYPSDAPYFQKNLSLFNSRIDEALFGKKLTDKVGGEKLSDLLAGGKFYEFIKSNNLQGELGGWMAEVMPFQNAKIVTYHNSWPYFASRFGLHIIDQLEPKPGIPPGPTHINEVIEQMKSGNVKVILMEPFYADKPAKLVAEKTGAKIVVAPNSVGGSDKAKDYVSLIDAILQSIVAAMKN